A stretch of Chloracidobacterium sp. DNA encodes these proteins:
- a CDS encoding tetratricopeptide repeat protein: MSKRRRLISGWALIVVGGLGLALSLPVETTDDVWQQRKPPATYTALEQAAARAPSNPRLWSTLGAACLFDPLHLDYQASERHLRRALTLAPYDARLWGMLGDTLAISGKVDEAERVLRRAHELAPNHFISQWRLANALIRVGKLDEAVPYARGALRSNPGQAILMLDLGWRVSGGDRRFVEALLPPGMLGIEYQYLRLLLTYQRIEDAVARWREVLREQDADRVWTNAFLQDLLTAQAYEPAWRVWAAVPERQALGLKRTEVYDGGFRQPVAKAPIFEWRFRQNEEGVRLARDQRIEKPFEGNALQIAYDSPSPTLTHAQQLLVPPPGDYRLSYFVRSENLVTAAPPCVELTSPRRRDWRIRSAPNLRGTQPWRQVQVDFTIPPDLGAVELSIMRPADCVTPGNCPITGVVWFGGFTLEPRTRARDG; this comes from the coding sequence TTGTCGAAGCGGCGACGGCTGATTTCCGGGTGGGCGCTCATCGTTGTCGGTGGTCTCGGTCTTGCTCTCTCGTTACCGGTTGAGACCACTGACGACGTATGGCAGCAGCGGAAACCTCCAGCGACCTACACCGCTCTGGAACAGGCGGCGGCGCGCGCACCGTCCAATCCGCGTTTGTGGAGCACGCTTGGGGCGGCGTGCCTCTTTGACCCGTTGCACCTTGACTATCAGGCTTCGGAACGGCACTTGCGCCGAGCGCTGACATTGGCCCCGTACGACGCTCGCCTCTGGGGCATGCTGGGCGACACTCTCGCCATCAGCGGCAAGGTGGATGAAGCCGAGCGCGTGCTTCGGCGTGCGCACGAGCTTGCCCCAAACCACTTTATTTCGCAGTGGCGCTTGGCGAACGCCCTCATTCGGGTCGGTAAGCTCGATGAGGCCGTGCCGTACGCGCGCGGCGCGCTGCGCTCGAATCCGGGACAAGCCATCCTCATGCTCGATTTGGGTTGGCGCGTCTCCGGCGGCGACCGCCGCTTCGTTGAAGCGTTGCTTCCACCCGGAATGTTGGGGATTGAGTACCAATACCTGCGTCTTCTCCTGACCTACCAACGCATCGAGGACGCCGTCGCACGCTGGCGGGAGGTGCTCCGCGAACAGGACGCTGACCGCGTCTGGACGAACGCCTTCCTCCAAGACCTCCTGACGGCGCAAGCGTATGAACCGGCGTGGCGCGTCTGGGCCGCCGTCCCGGAGCGGCAGGCGCTTGGTCTCAAGCGAACGGAAGTTTATGACGGCGGCTTTCGCCAACCCGTCGCCAAAGCACCGATTTTCGAGTGGCGCTTCCGGCAAAACGAGGAAGGCGTGCGTCTGGCGCGCGACCAAAGGATCGAGAAGCCGTTTGAAGGGAATGCGTTACAGATTGCCTACGATTCGCCTAGTCCCACCTTGACTCACGCGCAGCAGTTGCTGGTACCGCCGCCGGGCGACTACCGACTGAGCTACTTCGTCCGCAGCGAGAATTTGGTAACGGCGGCACCACCGTGCGTTGAACTGACAAGTCCGCGCCGGCGCGACTGGCGCATACGTTCAGCGCCCAACTTGCGCGGTACGCAACCGTGGCGGCAGGTGCAGGTGGACTTCACCATACCGCCGGATTTGGGCGCCGTCGAGCTGTCCATTATGCGCCCGGCGGACTGTGTAACGCCCGGCAATTGTCCAATTACCGGTGTTGTTTGGTTTGGCGGATTTACGCTTGAACCACGAACCAGAGCCCGTGATGGCTGA
- a CDS encoding O-antigen ligase family protein codes for MAERWSSTPITTPRLAGGGVETIVFSVFLLWLLWLPLPFGSVEGWARAIMHAGAFGLAIWLGLWTLLGRHNAAISAGAFIGFGVTALALVQLLPFTPASLQTVDAFYTRQAVVHLTALVCLFVVSANLFTIERFGVLLVRVLVAWGGVFALYAIMQHFIGQGSYAAFRKLLGTPFGTFVNRNHYAGFIEMLAPLAVALAMQRRRGADDDARWLYVVAAVVMLLSLALSASRGGWIAGTAGVICAAALAARTQRRLHRAATGGLLLIPLSVLVGVWWMGVEPLVSRLQPTDNLPATADQVARSVIWKNALTLVRERPFTGSGLGTFQIAYTRVDTSNGVNRVEQAHNDYLQLLVETGYVGFTLGMLWLGWFFRRVRQALRSATARGHDPERRLAQIGAVSGCVASLVHGFFDFNWQIPSNAAYFVVLAALATADGRPAATQNIEGMV; via the coding sequence ATGGCTGAACGTTGGTCATCTACGCCAATAACAACGCCTAGGCTGGCGGGCGGGGGCGTGGAAACCATCGTCTTTAGCGTGTTTCTGTTGTGGCTTCTATGGCTGCCGTTGCCGTTTGGCTCTGTTGAAGGGTGGGCGCGCGCCATCATGCACGCTGGGGCGTTTGGACTTGCCATTTGGCTCGGCCTCTGGACGTTGCTGGGACGACACAACGCCGCCATCAGCGCCGGCGCTTTTATCGGCTTTGGTGTGACGGCGTTGGCGCTAGTGCAACTGCTTCCTTTCACCCCAGCGTCGCTCCAGACAGTGGACGCTTTCTACACACGCCAAGCGGTGGTTCACCTAACGGCGTTAGTCTGCCTTTTTGTTGTGAGCGCTAACCTCTTCACCATTGAAAGGTTCGGCGTCCTGCTTGTTCGCGTACTCGTCGCCTGGGGCGGCGTTTTTGCGCTCTATGCCATCATGCAGCACTTTATTGGGCAGGGCAGCTACGCCGCCTTCCGTAAGCTACTGGGCACACCGTTTGGGACGTTTGTCAATCGCAACCACTACGCGGGTTTTATCGAGATGCTGGCACCGTTGGCGGTGGCGTTAGCGATGCAACGCCGCCGTGGGGCGGACGATGACGCTCGTTGGCTCTACGTTGTGGCGGCAGTTGTCATGCTGCTGTCACTGGCTCTAAGCGCGTCGCGCGGCGGCTGGATCGCTGGAACGGCTGGCGTGATCTGCGCAGCGGCGCTGGCGGCGCGGACGCAACGACGGCTGCACCGGGCGGCGACCGGTGGGCTGCTCCTCATCCCGCTCAGCGTCCTTGTCGGCGTATGGTGGATGGGCGTCGAACCGCTGGTGAGCCGGTTGCAGCCAACAGACAACCTACCGGCGACCGCCGATCAGGTCGCCCGCAGTGTCATCTGGAAAAACGCCCTGACGCTTGTCCGCGAACGACCGTTCACTGGCAGCGGACTGGGAACTTTCCAGATCGCCTACACGCGGGTTGACACATCCAACGGCGTCAACCGCGTTGAACAGGCTCACAACGACTATCTACAACTCCTCGTGGAAACCGGTTATGTCGGCTTCACGCTAGGGATGCTGTGGTTGGGGTGGTTTTTCCGTCGGGTGCGGCAGGCGTTGCGGTCGGCGACCGCTAGAGGCCACGATCCAGAACGGCGCTTGGCGCAAATCGGCGCGGTAAGCGGGTGTGTGGCGTCGCTCGTCCACGGGTTCTTCGACTTCAACTGGCAGATTCCGTCCAACGCAGCCTACTTCGTGGTGCTGGCGGCGCTGGCGACCGCCGACGGCCGTCCGGCGGCGACGCAAAACATCGAGGGGATGGTGTGA
- a CDS encoding EscU/YscU/HrcU family type III secretion system export apparatus switch protein — MSQSSGEKTEQPTPKKLDDARKKGQVAKSQDLVSAALLVGSVGIVFLLTGDFIGRQIVELTQKALLQAATYKGELDVATASGALLDGLATLTLTLAPLFIVAFVLAALVGYIQVGSLFSVEAIKPDMNRLNPFSAFQQKFFKARTYIEFAKTLLKLVIATGIAGYVVLGSRHVLPALARLSPADSSNFILGQIIQLSLAVAICFVVLGALDFFLQKFLHIQDLKMTKQEVKEEWKEQEGDPHIKAERRALHMELLNEASAHAVRESDVVLVNPTHIAVALRYDRKTMNAPQVTAKGADLIAAQIRKIAREAGVPIKRDVALARALYELEVNSEIPEHLYEAIAIVLRWAYTLAESGRRSPSL, encoded by the coding sequence ATGTCGCAAAGTAGTGGAGAAAAAACCGAACAACCTACCCCAAAAAAGCTTGATGACGCGCGCAAGAAGGGGCAGGTCGCCAAAAGTCAGGATTTGGTTTCAGCAGCGCTGCTGGTTGGTTCGGTTGGGATTGTCTTCCTGTTGACCGGCGACTTTATCGGCCGGCAAATCGTCGAACTGACGCAGAAAGCCCTCCTACAAGCAGCGACGTACAAGGGTGAGTTAGATGTGGCGACGGCCAGCGGCGCCTTGCTAGATGGACTGGCGACTTTGACACTGACGCTGGCGCCGCTCTTCATCGTTGCGTTTGTCTTAGCGGCGCTGGTGGGTTACATCCAAGTCGGCTCATTGTTTTCGGTTGAAGCGATTAAGCCGGATATGAACCGGCTCAATCCGTTTTCAGCCTTTCAGCAGAAGTTTTTCAAGGCCCGGACGTACATTGAGTTTGCCAAGACCCTGCTCAAGCTGGTCATTGCAACCGGCATCGCCGGCTACGTGGTTTTGGGTTCGCGGCATGTGCTCCCAGCGCTAGCCCGCCTTTCGCCTGCTGATAGCAGCAACTTCATCCTTGGCCAAATCATTCAACTGAGCTTGGCGGTCGCCATCTGTTTTGTCGTTTTGGGCGCATTGGACTTCTTTCTTCAGAAGTTCCTCCACATCCAAGACCTGAAAATGACCAAGCAAGAGGTGAAGGAGGAGTGGAAGGAACAGGAAGGCGACCCGCATATCAAGGCAGAGCGGCGTGCTCTCCACATGGAGTTACTCAACGAAGCGAGCGCGCATGCCGTCCGGGAGTCGGATGTCGTCCTTGTCAATCCGACGCATATCGCGGTGGCGCTGCGCTACGATCGCAAGACCATGAATGCGCCGCAGGTGACGGCAAAAGGCGCCGATCTAATAGCGGCTCAAATCCGTAAAATCGCCCGTGAGGCCGGCGTCCCCATCAAACGGGACGTTGCGTTAGCGCGTGCTCTTTACGAACTCGAAGTCAACAGTGAAATTCCAGAACACCTGTATGAGGCCATCGCGATTGTCCTGCGGTGGGCCTACACATTGGCTGAGAGCGGCCGCCGCTCGCCGTCGTTGTGA